Proteins from one Candidatus Nitrospira nitrosa genomic window:
- a CDS encoding endonuclease/exonuclease/phosphatase family protein, which yields MFRRTFHIFLWLTAILGLFPLPSMAEPGQGAPSRLRVLTYNLLHDGGWSGFFESGTHLEERLEMTIQELRRLQPDIIALQEASESRKHGNVPQRIAEALGYQMVFAPATERIFGLSLVDKLITAAIGFKEGSAILSRYPIATSEVYDLPRCQRRLDPRILLRAEITAPDGPVQIFSAHTAKGDDCQLQRVGELFREHQGTGRAILMGDLNAGEQSPVLMGWQKEPGLIDVFRAVNPGVSGGTVWQNIYVDWPTTDRRVDFIFVLDEGTGSSPVVHSSTLAFDQPGRLPNGDAIWPSDHRGVTAEIEFLPLDRPRISRLPDASAR from the coding sequence ATGTTTCGCCGCACTTTTCATATCTTCCTCTGGCTTACCGCCATACTTGGACTCTTCCCGTTGCCGTCAATGGCTGAACCAGGCCAAGGTGCCCCGTCTCGCCTACGTGTCCTCACATACAATCTGCTGCACGATGGAGGATGGTCGGGATTCTTCGAAAGCGGCACGCACCTCGAGGAGCGGCTGGAGATGACTATTCAAGAATTGCGGCGGTTGCAGCCCGATATCATCGCACTTCAAGAAGCCTCAGAGAGCCGGAAGCATGGCAATGTACCGCAACGGATCGCCGAGGCGCTGGGGTATCAGATGGTATTCGCACCGGCCACGGAACGGATCTTCGGCCTCAGTTTGGTCGATAAGCTCATCACCGCAGCCATCGGCTTCAAGGAAGGATCGGCGATCTTGAGTCGATACCCGATCGCCACTTCAGAAGTCTACGACCTGCCCCGCTGTCAGCGTCGACTGGACCCTCGCATTCTCTTGCGGGCTGAGATCACCGCGCCGGATGGGCCGGTCCAGATCTTTTCCGCCCACACCGCAAAGGGAGATGACTGCCAGCTCCAACGAGTCGGCGAGTTGTTCCGTGAACACCAAGGAACGGGACGCGCCATCCTCATGGGCGACTTGAATGCGGGCGAGCAATCCCCGGTCCTCATGGGATGGCAAAAAGAGCCGGGACTCATCGACGTCTTCCGGGCCGTCAATCCAGGTGTATCAGGTGGAACCGTCTGGCAAAATATCTACGTTGATTGGCCCACCACTGATCGTCGCGTCGATTTTATTTTCGTCCTAGACGAAGGCACGGGGAGTAGTCCCGTTGTGCACTCAAGCACGCTGGCCTTTGACCAACCAGGCCGACTCCCGAATGGTGATGCGATCTGGCCATCCGACCACCGCGGCGTGACAGCCGAGATTGAGTTCCTCCCTCTCGACCGTCCACGAATCAGCCGGCTCCCCGACGCAAGCGCTCGTTAA
- a CDS encoding Eco57I restriction-modification methylase domain-containing protein — MANNYLTPAVSTRGIQLPLLAPVRHPLPISPTESKGVVYTKRWVVELLLDLSGYRSDENLVDRLAIEPAAGDGAFLGPMIERLLMSCQKHGRSLSDCQRSLLAYELDENSAARAHAAAQATLIHHGTPGPQAKELADAWVQTRDYLLDADHRQADFIIGNPPYVRLEDIPEETASVYRSTYPTMRGRADLYVAFFEAALRQLKPNGVCSFICADRWMRNQYGAELRQLISSAYSVEILLSMHHANAFDDDVDAYPAITVIRCSTQQSTIVASANHEAEHVQPGQLAATLKTHNRTFLPQGIHRAVVKTWFKGSAPWPCHSPEQLALLRRLEDQFPPLELSARVGIGVATGHDRIYITTDPELVESSRLLKLALAKDLTAGTVRWSGHYLVNPWKAEGLVDLRAYPKLQAYYEHHAAALKKRHTAEKSADKWYKTIDRVNHTLTHTHKLYIPDIKNALEPVLDRGETYPHHNLYFIQSDVWDLEVLGGLLLSKVGQFFVESYGVRMRGGYLRFQAQYLRRIRVPAPQALPTIHSLKLREAFRLRDKTLATIAALDLYEIDARTMEAALEH, encoded by the coding sequence GTGGCAAATAATTATCTTACTCCAGCAGTTTCCACACGAGGCATACAGCTTCCGCTGCTTGCTCCCGTCCGTCATCCATTGCCTATCTCACCCACCGAGTCCAAAGGCGTCGTCTACACAAAGCGTTGGGTGGTTGAACTGCTCCTTGACCTGAGCGGCTATCGTTCGGATGAGAACCTAGTTGACCGCCTAGCCATCGAACCAGCCGCTGGTGACGGGGCATTTCTTGGCCCGATGATCGAACGCCTATTGATGTCGTGCCAAAAACATGGTCGCTCCTTGTCAGACTGCCAGCGCTCCTTACTCGCATACGAGCTGGATGAGAATAGTGCGGCTCGCGCACATGCAGCCGCACAAGCCACCCTCATTCATCATGGCACACCCGGCCCTCAAGCAAAAGAACTCGCCGACGCCTGGGTTCAAACCCGAGACTACCTGCTCGATGCCGACCACCGACAAGCTGATTTTATTATCGGAAATCCTCCATATGTGCGCCTTGAGGATATTCCGGAAGAGACCGCCTCGGTATATCGAAGCACCTATCCGACGATGCGAGGACGAGCCGATCTGTATGTGGCATTTTTCGAGGCTGCCCTTCGGCAACTAAAGCCCAACGGGGTGTGCTCATTTATTTGCGCAGATCGGTGGATGCGCAATCAATATGGGGCAGAACTACGGCAGCTCATAAGTTCGGCATACAGCGTTGAAATACTCCTGAGCATGCACCACGCCAATGCATTCGATGATGACGTGGACGCCTACCCGGCCATCACGGTGATTCGATGTAGCACACAGCAATCAACAATTGTGGCCAGCGCAAATCATGAGGCCGAACACGTTCAGCCTGGCCAATTGGCGGCAACGCTCAAGACACACAACCGAACTTTCCTACCCCAAGGCATTCATCGCGCCGTGGTCAAAACATGGTTCAAGGGATCCGCCCCGTGGCCCTGTCATTCGCCGGAACAATTGGCGCTGCTTCGGCGCTTGGAAGACCAATTCCCCCCTCTTGAACTGAGCGCCAGGGTGGGAATAGGTGTGGCCACCGGACATGATCGCATCTATATCACAACAGATCCTGAGCTGGTGGAGTCTTCACGCCTGCTGAAGCTCGCACTTGCGAAAGATCTAACAGCTGGGACAGTGCGATGGTCCGGGCACTATCTCGTGAATCCATGGAAAGCCGAGGGACTCGTTGATCTGAGAGCTTATCCGAAGTTACAGGCTTACTACGAACATCACGCGGCTGCTCTGAAGAAGCGCCATACAGCGGAAAAGAGCGCCGACAAATGGTACAAAACAATCGACCGCGTCAACCACACACTCACCCATACACACAAACTGTACATCCCGGATATCAAAAATGCCCTCGAGCCAGTCTTAGATCGCGGTGAAACATATCCGCACCATAACCTATATTTCATTCAATCGGATGTTTGGGATCTGGAAGTCCTCGGCGGTCTCCTACTGTCGAAGGTCGGACAATTTTTTGTCGAATCCTATGGAGTCCGCATGCGTGGCGGCTATTTGCGTTTCCAAGCGCAGTACCTCCGTCGAATTCGAGTCCCTGCACCTCAGGCCCTCCCCACAATCCATTCACTTAAATTGAGAGAGGCCTTCCGACTTCGTGACAAGACTCTTGCAACCATAGCAGCGTTGGATCTGTATGAGATCGATGCACGAACAATGGAGGCTGCGCTTGAACATTGA
- a CDS encoding PaeR7I family type II restriction endonuclease, giving the protein MNIDKRLQAAVQNYWNARRKNKEKQVQSGKIDAGTRGEVTGGTQMGALEVLVSDILCDAGLKKVDIRTRTSLELPGYFRATKKWDLIVVSNDVLVLAMEFKSQAGKSIGNNVNNRSEEAVGSAKDIWTAFREGRFGQSPPPFLGYLFLLEDRENVKTPVTNKEPYFPVDPEFRGELYLKHKTSLQRYHGVSYSKRYELLCRRLVLERLYSAACFIMATNSPKTKITQPAEDLNFHRFVAALRGHVVTFLGSQSM; this is encoded by the coding sequence TTGAACATTGACAAGAGACTGCAAGCCGCCGTCCAAAATTACTGGAATGCCCGTCGGAAAAATAAAGAGAAACAGGTCCAATCAGGAAAAATTGACGCCGGAACTCGCGGCGAGGTCACAGGCGGAACTCAGATGGGTGCGCTGGAAGTCTTGGTGTCTGACATCCTGTGCGACGCCGGGCTGAAAAAAGTCGATATCCGCACAAGAACCTCGCTTGAGCTACCAGGCTATTTCAGAGCCACAAAGAAATGGGATCTCATCGTGGTCTCCAACGATGTGTTGGTTTTGGCCATGGAATTCAAATCACAAGCCGGGAAATCGATCGGCAACAATGTCAACAACCGGTCTGAGGAGGCGGTCGGCAGTGCCAAAGATATCTGGACGGCCTTCCGGGAAGGCCGATTCGGTCAGTCGCCTCCTCCCTTTCTGGGGTATCTGTTCCTTTTGGAGGATCGCGAGAACGTCAAAACCCCCGTTACTAACAAGGAGCCCTACTTCCCCGTCGATCCCGAATTTCGAGGGGAGCTATACCTCAAGCACAAGACATCCCTTCAGCGATATCACGGGGTCTCCTACAGCAAGCGATACGAACTCCTATGCCGCCGTCTGGTGCTGGAGCGGCTGTATAGCGCAGCCTGTTTCATTATGGCCACAAATTCTCCGAAAACAAAAATTACGCAACCCGCTGAAGATCTCAACTTCCATCGATTCGTTGCCGCTCTCCGAGGGCATGTCGTTACATTCCTGGGAAGCCAAAGCATGTAA
- a CDS encoding glutaredoxin family protein — MPNITLLVSPSCGACPSAKSLWKQLKVKYSFSYREVDITTKDGQELADRHSVRAVPATIIDGRLTFVGVPSRESAEKALQLKMKQREEG; from the coding sequence ATGCCAAACATTACGTTACTTGTGTCGCCTAGTTGTGGGGCCTGCCCATCAGCGAAGAGCTTGTGGAAGCAATTGAAGGTGAAATACAGTTTTTCTTATCGGGAAGTGGATATCACGACGAAAGACGGGCAGGAGTTGGCTGATCGGCATTCTGTGCGGGCTGTGCCCGCGACGATCATTGATGGGCGGCTGACGTTCGTTGGTGTGCCGAGCCGGGAGAGCGCGGAGAAGGCGCTCCAATTGAAAATGAAACAACGGGAAGAAGGGTAG
- a CDS encoding DUF3817 domain-containing protein: MGMPRVVTVVEAIHGVLFLLNIGQLAKLRTTYQWDNRFSFQAFLASLLPFGPFVFDKHLREKETVMG; this comes from the coding sequence ATGGGAATGCCGAGAGTCGTCACCGTCGTCGAGGCAATTCACGGAGTCTTGTTTCTACTCAACATCGGCCAGTTGGCCAAGCTACGAACCACATACCAATGGGACAACAGGTTTTCGTTCCAGGCCTTTCTGGCGTCTCTTCTCCCGTTTGGGCCGTTTGTGTTTGATAAACACCTTCGTGAGAAAGAAACCGTCATGGGTTGA
- a CDS encoding putative toxin-antitoxin system toxin component, PIN family, translating into MRVVADTNVIVSAMLWIGSPHRILVAAEDDRLTLYTSPALLRELTGVLTRPKFASRLRELQVSASELTADYARLAYLMNPQRIRRVVANDQADDEVLACALAARAHYIVSGDSDLLRLRSFRGIVILSPGTFVKQKLSSLA; encoded by the coding sequence ATGAGGGTCGTTGCCGATACGAATGTCATCGTGTCGGCCATGCTCTGGATCGGTAGTCCTCATAGAATCCTGGTCGCTGCGGAAGACGATCGCCTGACTCTGTATACCTCTCCTGCACTTCTCCGTGAACTCACAGGAGTCTTAACCCGTCCCAAGTTTGCTTCACGGCTTCGCGAGCTACAGGTCAGCGCCTCAGAACTGACAGCCGATTACGCACGATTAGCTTACCTCATGAACCCTCAGCGCATCAGGCGTGTTGTCGCTAACGACCAAGCGGATGATGAAGTGCTTGCTTGTGCGCTGGCCGCGCGAGCCCACTATATTGTGAGTGGAGATTCCGATCTCCTTCGATTGCGGTCGTTCCGAGGAATTGTAATCCTTTCACCAGGCACATTTGTTAAGCAGAAACTCTCCAGTCTAGCCTGA